Proteins from a single region of Chryseobacterium sp. W4I1:
- a CDS encoding HAMP domain-containing sensor histidine kinase has protein sequence MPINKYKGYSLRNRVFFGFLLVCFLSVVATSLVPYFVLRNNSLQQSNIDMQEKTNAVMRYLDYAVSRTLVETKDLPNVLGNKIFEIADINQHDIVIYDLKGNYLLSNKDESLIDHQTIPVNIVNKILATDSRVDIKGYDKKKDAVFTSSYLLLKNNELAPVGIVYIPLYHNESAYLDVLSQYIKYILLVDIFLILFSIWISWVTSNSLAKNITKFSDMITRITLFENEMRPIRYYKNDELNALARAYNRMILQIQDQKERLRFKASEEAWREMAKQVAHEVKNPLTPMKLTIQNFERKFDPEDPNIRERVKQMSKTMVDQIDLIATVASAFSEFAKLPEKNNEIINLNTEVEDILRVFNDDSIFMHSNKSNIMINMDKIYLSRIITNLVTNAKQAQSDERKLIINVDVEQHQRRVMISIQDNGIGIPENMYERIFEPNFTSKNSGMGLGLSMVRKMIEDYKGEITVKSEVGKGSTFTITLPTNL, from the coding sequence ATGCCGATTAATAAATACAAAGGATATAGTTTAAGGAACCGCGTGTTTTTCGGATTCCTGCTGGTTTGCTTTTTAAGTGTTGTTGCGACATCATTGGTTCCTTATTTTGTCTTAAGGAATAACTCTCTCCAGCAGAGCAATATCGATATGCAGGAGAAAACCAATGCGGTAATGAGATATCTGGACTATGCAGTAAGCCGTACTCTTGTAGAGACAAAGGATCTTCCGAATGTATTGGGAAATAAGATTTTTGAAATAGCAGATATTAACCAGCATGATATTGTGATCTATGATCTGAAAGGTAATTACCTTCTTTCCAATAAAGACGAAAGCCTGATTGATCATCAAACTATTCCTGTTAATATTGTTAATAAAATTCTGGCTACAGATTCCAGAGTGGACATTAAAGGGTACGACAAAAAGAAAGATGCCGTATTTACCTCTTCTTATCTGCTCTTAAAGAATAATGAGCTTGCCCCCGTAGGAATTGTTTATATTCCTTTGTATCATAATGAATCTGCCTATCTGGATGTTCTCAGCCAGTATATCAAATATATTCTTCTTGTCGATATTTTTCTGATTTTGTTCAGTATCTGGATAAGTTGGGTGACTTCCAACAGCTTGGCCAAAAATATCACAAAATTTTCTGATATGATCACGCGTATTACACTATTTGAAAATGAAATGCGCCCTATAAGATATTATAAAAATGATGAGCTTAATGCTTTGGCAAGAGCTTACAACAGGATGATTCTTCAGATCCAGGACCAGAAAGAAAGACTTCGTTTTAAAGCTTCTGAAGAGGCGTGGAGGGAAATGGCAAAACAGGTAGCCCATGAGGTGAAAAATCCGCTTACGCCAATGAAGCTTACCATTCAGAATTTTGAAAGAAAATTTGATCCGGAAGATCCAAATATCAGAGAAAGAGTAAAACAGATGAGCAAGACCATGGTAGATCAGATTGATCTTATTGCTACTGTTGCTTCAGCTTTCTCGGAATTTGCCAAGCTTCCTGAAAAAAATAATGAAATCATCAACCTGAATACGGAAGTGGAAGATATTCTGCGTGTCTTCAATGATGACAGTATCTTTATGCATTCTAATAAAAGTAATATTATGATCAATATGGATAAAATTTACCTTTCCAGGATCATCACCAATCTTGTCACTAATGCCAAACAGGCGCAGAGCGATGAACGCAAGCTGATCATCAATGTAGACGTGGAACAACACCAGAGAAGAGTGATGATTTCCATTCAGGATAACGGTATCGGAATTCCGGAAAATATGTACGAAAGAATATTTGAGCCTAATTTTACGTCTAAAAACAGCGGCATGGGACTTGGTCTTTCGATGGTAAGAAAAATGATCGAAGATTACAAAGGCGAGATCACAGTGAAGTCAGAAGTAGGGAAGGGATCTACATTTACCATTACACTTCCTACCAATTTATAG
- a CDS encoding riboflavin synthase, producing MFTGIIEAVGVIEKIEEKGSNIDFTLTCPFTNELKIDQSLAHNGCCLTVVEIKDNQYVVTAINETLEKTNLGKWETGTVVNLERCMKMDGRLDGHIVQGHVDKTGEVVGIENKDGSYFITIKYEDNGNFVTVPQGSITVNGISLTVAKSEDTQFSVAIIPYTWEFTNMQHLKIGDQVNLEFDIIGKYIARLIKK from the coding sequence ATGTTCACAGGAATTATTGAAGCAGTTGGTGTAATTGAAAAAATTGAGGAAAAAGGAAGCAACATAGATTTCACCCTAACATGTCCTTTTACAAACGAATTAAAAATAGACCAAAGCCTTGCTCATAACGGATGTTGCCTGACCGTTGTTGAAATCAAAGATAATCAGTATGTCGTAACAGCAATCAACGAAACCCTGGAGAAAACTAATCTTGGAAAATGGGAGACGGGTACAGTTGTGAATCTTGAGCGATGTATGAAAATGGATGGCAGATTAGACGGACATATTGTTCAGGGACATGTGGATAAGACCGGTGAAGTAGTTGGAATAGAAAATAAAGACGGAAGCTATTTTATTACCATTAAATATGAAGATAACGGCAATTTTGTAACGGTTCCACAGGGTTCTATTACTGTAAATGGAATCAGCCTGACCGTTGCAAAAAGTGAAGATACACAGTTTTCTGTGGCCATTATTCCTTATACCTGGGAGTTTACCAATATGCAGCATCTCAAAATAGGAGATCAAGTTAATTTAGAATTTGACATCATTGGTAAGTATATTGCTAGGTTAATTAAAAAGTAG
- the pdxA gene encoding 4-hydroxythreonine-4-phosphate dehydrogenase PdxA has protein sequence MSPKNHKVRVGISIGDFNGIGPEIIMKSLKDKTITDFFTPVIFGSGKLFTFQKNIFKLNLNFNYVNEASQAQPGKLNMVNLTKENVNVELGVPTEESTKMAIESLELATEALMKGDIDVLVTAPINKDEMVKMGFKHTGHTGYFEEKFSKKGLMFLVTEDLKVAVSTHHIPIASVAENISKEKIKKQIRALNQTLIEDFCVQKPKIAVLGLNPHAGDGGVIGKEEIEIIEPAIKELSDNGTLAFGPYPADSFFQPNKYRNFDAVLAMYHDQGLAPFKTLAYEEGVNYTAGLPFIRTSPDHGVAYDIAGKNIADEQSFTEAIFTAIKIFKNRSEYNDLMNNRMQPRRVNVDNGVDEDLPDDHEA, from the coding sequence ATGAGCCCAAAAAACCATAAAGTACGAGTAGGAATTTCAATCGGTGATTTTAACGGCATCGGCCCGGAGATCATCATGAAGTCTCTGAAAGACAAAACCATTACGGACTTTTTTACTCCGGTAATTTTTGGCTCGGGAAAGTTATTTACCTTCCAGAAAAATATTTTCAAGCTGAATCTGAATTTCAACTACGTTAATGAAGCATCACAGGCGCAGCCGGGAAAACTTAATATGGTGAACCTAACCAAAGAGAATGTGAATGTAGAATTGGGCGTTCCAACGGAAGAATCCACCAAAATGGCTATTGAATCTCTTGAACTGGCTACCGAAGCTTTAATGAAAGGCGACATTGACGTCCTTGTTACAGCTCCTATCAATAAGGATGAAATGGTAAAGATGGGTTTCAAGCACACTGGACACACAGGGTATTTTGAAGAGAAATTCAGCAAAAAAGGACTGATGTTCTTAGTGACAGAAGACCTTAAAGTAGCAGTATCTACCCACCATATACCGATCGCCAGCGTTGCAGAAAACATTTCTAAAGAAAAAATAAAGAAACAAATCAGAGCTCTCAATCAGACTTTGATTGAAGATTTCTGCGTTCAAAAACCAAAAATTGCGGTACTGGGTCTGAATCCTCATGCAGGAGATGGCGGTGTAATAGGAAAAGAGGAGATTGAGATCATTGAGCCGGCAATAAAGGAACTTTCAGATAATGGAACATTAGCTTTTGGGCCTTATCCTGCAGACAGTTTCTTCCAGCCGAATAAATACAGAAACTTTGATGCTGTTTTGGCAATGTACCATGACCAGGGATTGGCTCCATTCAAAACGTTAGCGTATGAAGAAGGTGTGAATTATACAGCCGGTCTTCCATTCATCAGAACATCCCCTGACCATGGGGTAGCTTACGATATTGCAGGAAAAAATATTGCTGATGAACAGAGTTTTACCGAAGCTATTTTCACTGCCATTAAAATTTTTAAAAACAGAAGTGAATATAACGATCTGATGAACAATCGTATGCAGCCGAGAAGGGTGAATGTTGATAATGGTGTAGATGAAGATCTGCCTGATGATCATGAAGCTTAA
- a CDS encoding DUF177 domain-containing protein, which yields MDKLRNYDVSFSGLKNGKHTFKFEIEKAFFQLFDTEQEFTNPKIIADVFLEKHTTFLEFEIKVHGTVELICDLTNDEFDYPIENEIRILVNFGEEYDDSNEDVITIPTSDHAFNVAQLIYENVQLSIPMKKISPNISDDDLEILNKFSPKDIEEAEEEKHDSDPRWEALKKLKDNN from the coding sequence ATGGACAAGTTAAGAAACTATGATGTAAGCTTTTCCGGACTTAAAAACGGAAAGCATACGTTCAAATTTGAGATAGAAAAAGCGTTCTTTCAATTATTTGACACTGAACAGGAATTTACAAATCCTAAAATAATAGCTGATGTTTTTCTTGAAAAACATACTACATTTTTAGAATTTGAGATCAAAGTACACGGGACTGTAGAACTCATTTGTGACCTTACAAATGATGAATTCGACTATCCTATTGAAAATGAGATCAGAATTTTGGTGAATTTTGGTGAAGAATATGATGACAGCAATGAAGATGTCATTACCATCCCAACCTCAGATCACGCATTCAATGTGGCACAGCTGATTTACGAAAACGTACAGCTTTCTATACCGATGAAGAAAATTTCACCGAACATAAGCGATGATGATCTGGAAATTCTGAATAAGTTCAGTCCAAAAGATATTGAAGAAGCAGAGGAAGAGAAACATGATAGCGACCCTAGATGGGAAGCACTGAAGAAGTTAAAAGACAATAATTAA
- the rpmF gene encoding 50S ribosomal protein L32, with product MAHPKRRQSSTRRDKRRTHYKAVVPQLAKDAATGELHLYHRAHWHEGKLYYRGKVVLEKEVATTEEN from the coding sequence ATGGCACATCCTAAAAGAAGACAGTCGTCCACAAGAAGAGATAAGAGAAGAACTCATTATAAAGCAGTAGTTCCTCAATTAGCGAAAGACGCAGCAACTGGTGAACTTCACCTTTACCACAGAGCTCACTGGCATGAAGGAAAACTTTACTATAGAGGTAAAGTAGTATTGGAAAAAGAAGTAGCAACTACAGAAGAAAACTAA
- the accB gene encoding acetyl-CoA carboxylase biotin carboxyl carrier protein, which produces MDIKDIQNLIKFVSKAEVSEVKYKTKDFEITIKTPLAGNDAVYAQPAVYHTAPQAAAPAHVAAAPAAAPAEKAEVAADDSKYVVIKSPMIGTFYRKPSPDKDVFVNVGDEVSIGKVVCVIEAMKLFNQIDSEISGKIVKILVDDATPVEYDQPLFLVDPS; this is translated from the coding sequence ATGGACATTAAAGACATACAGAATCTTATTAAGTTTGTATCTAAGGCTGAAGTTTCAGAAGTGAAATACAAAACTAAAGATTTCGAAATCACCATTAAAACTCCATTAGCCGGTAATGATGCGGTTTATGCACAGCCAGCGGTTTATCATACAGCTCCTCAGGCAGCAGCTCCAGCTCATGTTGCAGCAGCTCCGGCGGCGGCTCCAGCTGAAAAAGCGGAAGTGGCGGCGGACGATAGCAAATATGTTGTTATAAAATCTCCAATGATCGGTACTTTCTACAGAAAGCCATCTCCGGATAAGGATGTATTTGTAAATGTAGGCGACGAGGTTTCTATAGGAAAAGTAGTGTGTGTAATTGAAGCAATGAAGTTATTCAACCAGATCGATTCTGAGATCAGCGGAAAAATCGTGAAGATCTTGGTAGATGATGCTACTCCGGTAGAATATGACCAGCCTTTATTCTTAGTAGATCCATCTTAA